One window of Silene latifolia isolate original U9 population unplaced genomic scaffold, ASM4854445v1 scaffold_106, whole genome shotgun sequence genomic DNA carries:
- the LOC141637406 gene encoding uncharacterized protein LOC141637406 gives MYAHFLPEGIFDHSPCLLKTTGQQNSLKRPFKYFNMWGKSPYYLQCLQGWWKNSGYGTKMYCLVKKIQQLKPYFRQYNRDYFSDIENSAILALKNLEYIQAQLAIDPRDTLWLQKEQDAIGEYKELQTACTLSLSQKAKAAWIKDGDSNTRYFHGVIKSNFMKNQLLGTEKATTSVNPQIVRQGVVCNTDHWNLLLRPVTSQEIKAAIFSIPDNKAPGPDGFSNAFFKDSWGYHWY, from the exons ATGTATGCTCATTTTCTACCTGAAGGTATATTTGATCACTCCCCTTGTCTGCTGAAGACCACTGGTCAACAGAATAGTTTGAAAAGACCATTcaaatacttcaatatgtgggggaAATCTCCTTATTATCTTCAGTGCTTACAAGGATGGTGGAAAAATTCAGGCTATGGCACTAAAATGTACTGTCTGGTTAAGAAAATACAGCAGTTGAAGCCTTATTTTAGACAATACAATAGGGACTATTTCTCTGATATTGAGAATAGTGCTATTCTTGCCCTGAAAAATTTGGAATATATTCAAGCTCAGCTTGCTATAGATCCTAGAGATACCTTGTGGCTGCAAAAAGAACAGGATGCTATTGGAGAATATAAGGAATTGCAGACTGCTTGTACTCTCTCCTTGAGTCAGAAAGCTAAGGCTGCTTGGATTAAGGATGGTGATAGTAACACAAGGTACTTCCATGGTGTTATTAAAAGTAATTTTATGAAGAATCAA CTCTTAGGGACAGAGAAAGCTACTACTTCTGTGAATCCTCAGATTGTAAGGCAAGGGGTTGTGTGTAATACTGATCATTGGAATCTGTTACTCAGGCCTGTCACTAGCCAAGAAATCAAAGCTGCTATTTTTTCAATTCCTGACAACAAGGCACCTGGACCTGATGGCTTTTCTAATGCTTTTTTTAAGGATTCATGGGGGTATCATTGGTACTGA